CACTCTTTTAAACTTGACTGGTCTgaattattaatttatttcattGATAGTGATAGGACCTGATGTTTATTTGATTTACAGTATTCATTTGCATTGGGACTAATGGCGTCTGTGCTGATGTCTACGCTGGTTTCATTGAGCAGGCTCTACACTGGAATGCACACTGTTCTGGTAGGACATAAAGTCTACTTATAATTATAACTGTTAACTATTACCGGATGAAAAAGAACTAATAAAAGCACAGATGACCAAAAGAGCTACAAATTGTGGGTAGCAAGTCAATGATGCTTTAATCATCTCAGCCCTTGTAATTTCAGCTCTGAACAAATCCTCTATTAACACATCCTAACACAGTTTTGACATATTTCCAATGTTTCAATGTATTCCATGTTATCTGTCATCATTGTATCCAAGAAGTGGGcagaatagaaacctgagggctaagtttttcacacaaaggccgtgggtatatggaacgagctgccggaggaggtaattgaagccaggtacaatcgcaacatttaagaaacatttagacaggtacatgggtaggacagatttagagagtatagggggccaaacgcaggcaggtgggacaagtataggtgggtcatgttggtcggcatgagcacgttgggcggaagggcctgtttccatgatatatgactctatgattctataactccaTGACCAGAATTCAACTCCACTACACTCCagctgatacaatagacaatagacaataagtgcaggaggaggccattcggcccttcgagccagcaccgccattcaatgtgatcatggctgatcattctcaatcagtaccccgttcctgccttctccccataccccctgagggggtatggggagaaggcagctctAAGCCATAGAGACTAGGTTGCAGGTTTGACCCACAATCAGTGCTGATTTAATTCTCATTTCTCCATCAGAACAGCAATTGATTTCAATGTCTTCAACCTAGAACATTTTAACTATTGGCCTCATATATTTGCTCATATATTAACGTAATCAGGACATGCACATCTGTGGGTGTAAAACAAGAACAGATTTGAGTTTAATTTTGATTCCAATCGCGCAACGATAAAATACCCCTGGAGTAGGCAACCAACAGCCCAGGGATAAAAAAAGTAGCTACAGAGATAGTGGATGGATTGGCGATGATAGAGAGGAGATGGGGCAAAGGGTGAATATTCATAAGGGCATCAGTGCTGGAACCACTACTGTTCACAATTTACATTAACGATTTCAATTTTGCGATCAATAACACTAGTTTGTGAATGAAACCTTTTATTTTGGCAAGGCTGGATAATGAAAAGTCAGTAATGACACCTGCAATAAATCATTGGTGGGCATCGATAAACTTGCACAACAAGCAGATAATTAGAGGatcaatgcagataaatgtgatgtttagactttagactttttaaccttagagatacagtgtggaaacaggcccttcgacccaccgcgtccgtgccgaccagcgaacaccccgtACACTGTCATTATCCACCAGAgagaatttattatttttaacaaacccaattaacttacaaacctgtaagtctttgcagtgtgaaaggaaaccggagcacccggagaaaacccacgcggtcacaggagaacatacaaattccttacagacagtacctgtagtcaggatcgaactgggatctctggcgctctaaggctgtaactctaccgctcgacccgaaatgtcacctattccttttctccagagatactgtctgacccgctgagttactccagctttttgtgtctatcttcagtttaaaccagcatctgcagttccttccgacactaccgctgtgccaccccagtgAGAAGGGTTGGTAAAGTGCCCTCCCAGTggagtataagagcaaaggaaACTTGGAATTCAAATGCACCACTGTGGTAGTTTAATTGGTCATTATGTTCCGTCAAATAAATCTAACTTGTTTATGTCATTTTCAGGatgtaatctgtggaattcttcttaCTGCGGTCCTTATGGGCTTGACGTTCCCGTTCTGGAACATTTTCGATGACCTCCAGTTAACCAGCCCCCTAACTCCAGTCATTGCAGTAGTTTTGCCTTTTCTCATGAGTTATAATTACCCAGCGTTGGATCACTACAGCCCAACCAGGGGAGACACCACCATAATCCTGGCTGTGGCTTCAGGGTGCACTGTTGGATTTTGGATGAACTACCAGTACGGTCAAACTTACGAGCCTACAGGGCCTCTTCCATTTGAAGTGCCTTCCATAACTCTACAAGTTGCATTAATGGCCATCATTCGCTTTCTCATTGGAATTAGTGTCCTCGTTGGCACTCGCCTAATTGTCAAAACCATCTCCCTCAAAGTAGTATGTGCTTGGTTTCATGTTCCAGATGATATGGAAGCCAGGAAGAGACTGGAGATCGAAGTGCCCTACAAATTTGCCACATATTCTTCCATCGGCTTCGTTGCAACAGCGATAGTACCCTTGCTGCATCAATACCTCAAACTCCTGTGAGGATTTGAGATTGAATGAATCCGGTGCAAATTTCTAGTGTCCGAGATGCATCCCCCATGTGTTGATGAAGACTTACTGTAAAGACATTTCCTGTAAATACTATTATGACTCAACCTGTTTAAACAATTTTGGAAGACGCAGTCCATTCTTTAATTTAGTAGAATTATTGCAAGCCCAAAGATCCATGACAATAGCAACAGAAGTagagagagtggtaaagaaggcattctGCATACTTCAGCAGTTGTGGTGTTGAGTctaaaagttgggaagtcatgttacggCTCTATAAAAttttggtgaggtcgcatttaaggtcattaggtcataagtgacaggagcagaattaggccaatcggcccatcaaatcaactccgccattcattcatggctgatctatctctccctccgaaccccattctcccattTGGAGTACTGTCTCCAATTCTGGTTGcctaggatgtggaggctttgattaGCGTGCAGGATATTCATCAGcatattgcctggattagagggtatgagcaattagctataaagagaggtaaggcaaacttggattgtttactctggagcattggagatcGAGGGTAGATagaagtattggtttattattatcacctgcaccaagatacaatgaaaagctttgtttgcaagttatccagtcaaattatactgtACATGAGTCATAAGCAAGTACaaacaggcagtgcaaagagaaaaataacatttTTATAACCGAGTATATAATATTTATAAGAGGCATAAATTGAGTGGACGttcagaatcttttttttcccagggtggaattgtcaaatacTGGAGCAAACTAGAGGGTATGGTGAGacgaggaaagtttaaagaagatttacaaggcatTTTTATTTACACAGTAAGTGCTTGGAATGCCAGGGGGGGAGTGGTGGCAATAGATGTGATAGCAACATTTAGGAGGCATTTAGAAagagacatggatagggaatggaggggtataaaCCGTGTGTAGGTGGGTCTGCAGCTAAAATTGGCATCATGGCCAGTACAGTCACGATGGGCCAAAGTCTCTCTTCCTGAGCTGTATTGGTCTATGTCTATTAGTCTTTGGTACACCGTGATCTAGAACATGTATGAGTGATATTAGGAACCTATCATTGTCACCCTGCAGTACCACTCACTACCTCTTGCAGTCCTTTGCCTCTTTCACCAGATATGTTTAAGATGAGTGGCTGTAAGGACCCACGCTCGATGGTACTCACCTGACAGCTGCATAACTTTGGATTGGCAGATATTGAACTTTCAAACTACTTTATGTCAATTTGTCGTTGAAAACCAATGAGGTTTACAACAAAGcaatagtttcactgtcctcctgattaattttactattTGAATGCCTCATTGCCACCTCCCCTCtatccaacaatgggccattgtacaTTACCTTAAGCATTATCAGCTTTGATCCATTCTTGtcacaccttacatgttctttgtactcttccatatcttgtttccctctcccgactctcagtctgaaggagggtctcaacccgaaacatcagccattccttctccacagaggtgctgcctgtcccgctgagttactccagcattttgtgtctatgtcagtgtaaaccagcatctgcagttcctcccctacGCAAAGATCTCTCAACAGTGGCTATATTTCAAATACCTCATTGGCTGTAAAATAAAAGGTTAGGGATGTACCTAACTTTTGAAAAGTGCAAGTTTTATTTTCTTGACCAAGCAGGTACATCAAAAATAATCTTCAAATCCACCTCACCTCCCTAAGTACATTCTTTTCGTCAATTCATTGATTCAAAGTTGATAAGTTGGTGCTTCCACTAGAACGTATGCAATAGTAACAAGACATGTTATCTGATATTGCGGCAATCCTAATGAAGTTCTCTCAGAGTGCAAAGCTTTGCGGATCAGATATAGCTGGATTATGGCAATCTGTGTCAACCACAAAATACTAAATCACTCCACAAATGAATCCCTTTCTACGCTTAGATATTGTGTTTTGTCCTGATAATTAATAGTCACGACAGCAATcgattgcatttatatagcacccttGACTGAAAAAATGGCACATACTGCTTCAGGGAGAAAGATTATTGGTGAGATGAAGATAGAGGGACAGTGACATCGTCATTCATTTATGAGCAATTAGGTGAAACTATGCAAAGATCTAACAACTAAATTATTCATGCGTTTTGCTCTAGTAAAAAAGACATAAATCTCTCAAATAGACGTCTCTGTTTAAAATGGAAATATTGAAAAATAATAGTTATAAGAGTCATagttatatagcacagaaataggcccttcgacccaactgctCCATATCAACCATTGCCCTatataaactagtcccatttgccacatttggcccatattcctcttaacttttcctatccaagtacctgcctgtgtctttttttaatgtcGTTATAGtatctggcctcaactacctcctctggcagctctttccattcacccaccaccctctgagtgaaaaagttgcccctcaggttttgtattaacttttgtccctcaccttaaattttgcttttcctgcagcccctcttaaATAGAGACTCGACATTGGGGAAGGCACAGTGGTACcgctgctagagctgctgcctcacagagccagagacctgggttcgatcctgaccttccgtgctgaccgtgtggagtttgcatgttatccctgtgaccgtgagcgtttccttcggatgctccggttctctcccacatcccaaagacatgtaggtttgtaggttaaatcacCTCTgctaattgcccctaatgtgtagggagtggatacaaatGTGGGAAAGCATAGAACTATGGTtgacgaggactcggtgggccgaagggccctgtttccatgctatatctctaaactaaaactacccaCGCTCCAGTCATCCGGTATTAATAGTTATTAGCAATAATTGCGTATAATCTTCATTTGggctgcactgaacgttatcaatTAATCCAAAGCATTTCTTCAGCAAAATATCTTCTTGATTATTTTCAAAATCAATTCTGCTCTATTTACTATGAAAAAGTTATTTTGTATGGAATTTGGTTACAATTTTTGAATTGTACTCAGATAATGATAGCATTTGTACCTTCCAACAGAATATTGGAATATATTCAGAGATGATTAGTCTATATGTAGAACTTGTAAAAATGTTGTGTATTTCTTGTTTAGAATTTAAATGACACGGCCCATCGATGCAATCTAGTGCAAGACTGAACATGATCATATCTTTtcataattaaattaattacTTTGTGATTCTTGCTGCATTGTTAAGTCCTTCTCACTGCGTTGATCAGTGTTATCTACAACCATTGGAAGTGGTTGCAGAACAATTTAATAAATTACGAAGAGAAATTGTTTGAACAAGAAAGTCAGCATGCTGCCTACTTAGGGGCATAAATTTAACATTGTGGGGAAAATGTCTGTAGAAAGGTATTTAAGGATACGACTAAACTAGAGTGGGTGCAGAATCGATTCAcggaattgctggagtaactcgcaggtcaagcagcatctctggacaacatggaataACAAGAAGAAGATatttaggtgacatttcaggttgggacaggtCGAAAATAAAGGACAAATGGAATACTGGTTACAGTCTGGGACACAGCACCTTAACCTTAACAATGTGCTGAATCTGCAAAGACTAAACCATGATTTAGACGCAACCTTAAATTCAAGGGCAGGTTATTCATGTGAGAATCAGCTCTTTATATAACAAATGCTAAATGTGGCATTCTCTCGCAAAAAATAACAGTAAGCTTTAGTTCAATTCATTATTTTAAATCTGTGAAGGGCAAGACCTTTTGCTGGGGGAAATGTAAGTGAAGTGGAAACAAGCAGTACAATTATgtcgttggtaaatattgtaaggatgagaggagatcttatcgaaaaggatgagaggagatcttatcgaaacgtataagattattagggggttggacacgttagaggcaggaaacatgttcccaatgttgggggagtccagaacaaggggccacagtttaagaataaggggtaggccatttagaactgagatgaggaaaaactttttcagtcagagagttgtaaatctgtggaattctctgcctcagaaggcagtggaggccaattctctgaatgcattcaagagagagctggatagagctcttgaggatagcagagtcagggggtatggggagaaggcaggaacggggtactgattgagaatgatcagccatgatcacattgaatggcggtgctggctcgaagggccgaatggcctcctcctgcacctattgtctattgtctattgtatttacaACAAGCAAATAGCTGTCACCTATTTTCAAAACTAGATATCCTCCCTAAGATTGAAACGGGTTTATTCATTACATCAGGAACCAAGATAGTCTCAGTTGTCTTCGGAAAGAAAAGGTTGTCTTATCTTACGACTCTATGTCCTTGCAGATGCATGATCTGAGGCCTCATGATTTAATGATTCATCTAAGTGAGCCCAATTATTTTCCGAAACACCTAATGTTTTTTCGAAGTGAGCCTGCTTGCTTGATGTGAGAGCTGTTGGCAGACAACTCAATTTTAACTAAAAAGCTTGCATTAACCTCCTACGTTAGGGCAgcgcaatggtgcagctggtagtgcagctgcctcacagcaccagggactcgggttcaatcctgacctctgtgctaagtgtgcaccttctccctgtgaccatctgggtttcctccggatgctccggtttcctcccacatcccaaagacgtgcgggtttgtatgttaattggcctctgcgagTTGCCTctaaagtgtagggagtggatgtgaaagtggcataacatagaactagtgtgaatggctaatcaatggtcggtatggactcggtgggccgaagggactgttttcaatgtcatttctctaaactaaactaaaattgcacagttgcttttattccacatttcTTTTTGCTATTAGAACAAATctatgggatcttatagaaacttgcaaaattcttaaggggttggacaggctagatgcaggaagattgttcccgatgatggggaagtccagaacaaggggtcacagtttaaggataagggggaagtcttttcggaccgagatgagaaagttttttttcacacagagagtggtgaatctgtggaattctctgccacagaaggtagttgaggccagttcattggctatatttaagcgggagttagatgtggcccttgtggctaaagggatcagggggtatggagagaaagcaggtacaggatactgagttggatgatcagctatgatcatattgaatggcggtgcaggctcgaagggccgaatggcctactcctgcacctattttctatgtttctatgtctatgtttctatgtggtgcGATTGAAGTAGAATGTCTTATATCACTGCAGGTAAGTTACAACTGCATACATCCACATTTCAATTTGAATTATTCTGCTAAGTCTCATGTTATACTTATGTTGCATCTGATTGCTATTTCATATATTCATGGTTTTGGTAATTGATGTTAAAGGACATACTACAATGTTCCAAGCAAATAAAGAAAATTACACTATGGAAAACATATTTAACGACAAAGCAGACACAGGATCCTTTGCCTTATTAAATATTTATCTTTACAATTGAATAGTGTCATGAGCTGCTCTTGGTACTGAAAGGCTGAATGACACAAGAACCAAGAAGTCGTCTCATCCTTCAAACAAACGGCTCAATATCAATCTCGAGCGCGGAGCAGGGCATGGTCAGTTCAAATTTGGTGATAACGTCAGGGTGAAGAACTCCCAGCTTGCCTATGCTCTGACCTTTAGCAAAGATCTCTGCACATCGACCCGGGAAGAAAGTGGAATCTGTGTAAGGGGAGGAAAGAACAGAACAAAAAAAGTCAGTATTTCTTCACTTTCAATAGCCAGCAGATGTGATTCACTTCCCTCGCACTGCCCTGCAGCTGGTAACTGATAACAGCTTTAATTAAATCTTGAACAGCTTTAAATGAAAATTTATAATTGTCTTCCGCGGGTCAGAAGTAAGCTCGTCTTTGATGATGGTGGCCAAAACCCTGCTCTTTTTTTTTCCAAGAATCTAAATGGGTAACTAGTCTTTATCACATTTTCAAGATAATTAACCATCAAAGGCACAAGCTGCTCTTCACCAAAGTACCAAGCAGTATTTGCATTAACAAATAATTAGAAATGCACAACCCGATTTCAcatctattttaaaaatatatacaaccATGGTATTCTGGTAACAATTCTCAGTAGTGTTTTCTATTTTGTTCTATTTTGTCCTTTTGGTATCAGCAAACATCCTGTTTGCGACTGGGTCATTAAGGAATTTAGGTTTTTTCAAAAAATAGACATTGGAATTGTCATTAATAATTTTCCTCCACTGAAATCCTCACATTCAAGCTATTGCCTATTCCTGCACATTCATCCCTCCTGCCTTCCTTAAACCTAGGATCAGAAAAGATCCATAGAAAATAAATCTATTGCATTCTACAACCCAATGCTTTCACTGTTTATATCTCCAGCAAAAATGTAAATTAGTTGAAAAGAATCAAATCGATTGTTTTAAGTCTGTGCTGTCAGCAAAGCCATTTAATACACAAGATCATACTgacttttttatttatttattaatatcTTTAAATATGAAAAGATAAAATTCAAAACATTTAGAGATTAAACTTCTCCCACAGAGTGTACTGACTCTGCACAGTGTAATAATCACAGAAATTATGGACAGTGCTAAGCAATAGTTTAAATTCATTTTGAATTATTCTCCCAACTTTTCTTGTAATATAAGGAAGATCTCAAAAATGTTCCTTTGGAAATTACATTGTGAAGTAATTTAAACAATATGTTTTACAGCAATCTACAAATAACTCTCTTTGAGTACGCAGATTTTTACCAATTATTGTTCCTCTCGAATCTCAGAAAAATCAGTCTTTCACGTGTACACATTTTCTCTTGTGCGTATCTTTGAAATATCAATTGGTCCACTAAATTTAAATTCTTAAAACCAAGGTCCACAAGTTGTTGTGCGAGATCAACAGACGTCACCTGCTGTTCATTACACGTGCCCTTATTTATTGAATGGCCATGGTATGTGGCCCTGCAAATTGCTGTGCGTACAAGGTGGAAATGCCATGGTGTCTACCACAGGGCATCCGGGTGAAATGTCAAGCAACCCTGCACTACCTTTTTACAGTAATTTGCCAAGGAACAGAAAATTACTTGGACTGTGACTGAACAAGGAGTTCAGTCTCAGTCCTACAAGTGACAGCATTATTTTACACCCCCGACCCAGTCCATGCACTACTTTGGAAAATGACGAGAAGCAATTTTTTCCACCAATTCTAATTAACGGCTCTCAATAGATAGAATGCATTTCCCATCAGTGCAGTGGGCTTGAACGTACAAGTACTAGATActgagagtcatacagtcatacagcacagaaccaggccttttggcccgactttccatgccaaccaatataccccatctatactagtccaacctacctgcatttggcccatatccctctcaacttttcctatctatgtacctgtccaaatatcagaACTATTAAAGTTGGATAAAATAGCAAAGAGTCACAGAGTGCATCATTTCCTATTTTGAATGTCGCGAAGCTAAATTTTAACTAAATAGCAAAGGTGATCCAGCTTTATTTGCACAAGTAATAAAATGGAACACAGCACAATGCTAGACAGGGAACCCCAGAGAAAAGTTCGACAAAAGTGCAGAACCTCTGAAATGTACTGCACCTTCAGGAAGTTTAAAATTAATAATCACTTTGACTCTTCACTTGACTCAAGTACTTATTAAAACCTTTCCCAGTAGGGCAAGCAGCAGTTGCCTTAGTGTCTGAACTGCACAGGTGTAAAGCCTCTCAGGTGGTGTGTCTAATCCTTTTAAGTTAAGCACCATTTCTACACATCAAAGAACACATCAAGAAAAGTTGTCAACGCCAGCTCAAGAGACAGAATCCTGCAGCTGAGAACCTGTACATAACTTCACTATTTCCTCAGTGTTTGCTGAATCTGGGTGGATCGTGGTGTTATCCAGGGTCTGTGGTTAATAATTATTACATTAGTTTGGTATTAATAAAAACAGTCTGTGTCCCTTCTCCCTATTTCTCTACCACATAGAATCACATGACATTTATAACACAGGGAAAGACTATTTGGTTTCATCAGTCTTATCTCCTAACCAATCATGAATCCAAGGTAACAATCAATTTTTGTAATTGAAATTCCAGATTTCTATGGCTTTACCTCGGTTCTGTTTGAGGCAATGCAAAATCTTAAAAGAAAAAAGATCACATTCCAAATTCATGATGAACGTAGTGTAGTGTAAAACGTCCACATTTTAAAACTGGTTTCTTTTTATACCTACAATACCCAAACTAAGAATTTTCAATTCTGTCATTATATTTCCCAGTTAAAATCTCAAAGATCTGTTTAAATATCACCATAGCTTCCATAggctgcagcattttgttttcactCAATTTTTCATAGAATATATATTATTTGTTACTGGGTCAGTCAACTTATACCATGAGTGCATTTCAAGTTAAAATTATCCTTTTAATTAGGGCGTTGATGTTAACTTTCCAATTGCTGGAAAAAAAATGTCTCCAACAGAATATGCAAAATATCCTAAAACCACATCCTGTTTTAGTTTAAGTAGCCTTCACACAACAAGGAAAAACAATAGAAATCGACCACAGAAGAGTATAATGCGTCGTCATGGACTATTTAAAACCTCTAATGATTTCATTAACAAATCGTTTAAGGAGAACACAGTCATTTGTGAAATATGACATTAGGATAATGGGACATATATACCTTATACATATTGTCTAAATGCGAGGCGAGTGGAAAAATGGATTGGCAATACTGTATATTTTTTATGAACCTCGAGAATTGCAGTTGTTTATATTGAAGTGGTGCCATATTAGATCTTAAATAAAACGATCAATGTACTGAGCACGAATGAGCTACATTTACACATATATGCAAAATTATATCACATTGTAATTAATTTTGTTGGATTTGAAAGAATGGCTCGGCCATTTTGTGCTGGAAATACTATGGAACCACAGAAGGTCCAGGTGCGTGACCTGACTTCCCGAAAAGGAAATCTTAGTATAGGGCCACCAACGGAatctttggttccagagcctttctggattatccgttttcctggaccaacagaggtcatggccccTGAGAGGAGTCCAATAGTAACCCCCAGAACCTTtgacgtccttactaatcaagaaagtcaaactccactttaaaaatacccaataactaggCCTCCAcaactatctgtggcaatgaattccacagattcaccaccatctgactaaaagtaattcctcctcatcacctttctgaaggtatgtcctattattctgtggctatgccctctggttgtggactctcccactagtggaaacatcctctccacatccactctacccttcattattaggtaagtttcaatgaggagtccctcatccttcgaaactaaTTCTTCATTATCCTTTTCTCCATTGCAAGGTCAGACCTGGAGGTTACAGTCAAAATACTCCGCAGGCACTGCctgggaaagagaaacagaatgaacGTTTTGGGCCCAATGACCTGTTTTCATGAAGGTGTTCgacctgaattttttttccccttctcaaAGGTTacggatctgctgagtatttccggcAGTTTCTGATTTTacctcagaattccagcatctgtagtattgTGCATTTCCAGAAATGGAGATGCTTTCAAATGTTACTGTGTTGTTACACACAATTCTTCAGGTGATATAACAGACAAGACCATGATATTAGTTAGGGTGGGACTCATAAGTAGTAGATAATGTTGATGTTTTGTCATACTGCCCATGATCACCTACAAAGGAAGAGTCTTTAGATCTGCACTTGGTGTTCGTTAGCAATCGCTGTGCCCTAGTACTGACAACCTGAGATTACTGCAGACCATAAGTATATCTGAACAAGCCATAAGACATCTTTGGCTACCCATGCTGGTCAGAGGCAAGATTTTCTGCCACCTTATCTCATCTACCAAAGTCCCAAACCATTGCACCATCCACAAGACCTGAACGTAGTGAAAACGTCTTCATTTGCATGGATATGGCCAGTTCGAGCAGAACTCTAAACTGAAAAACCACCAGGAAAAAGCAGCCCATCTAATTGGCATTTCACCCCCACACAAAACATTGAATTCCTCAGTCAAAGGTGCACTATTGCTGCAGAGTGCGCCATCTTCAGGGTGCACAACAGGAACTCGCCAAGATTTTTTGCCATCACCTTCCAAAGCTGTAACCTATACCAATAGAACAAGGACAAGAACAAGTCCCCTCCGTGTTGCACTCCATCCTGATATGGAAATGTATCACCATTCCCCCCCTCATCACTGGATTTCAGACTTcaaagatacaccgtggaaacaggcccgtcggcccaccaagtccctgcaaaccagcgatccccgtatacgagcactaccctacacactggggataatttgcaattttacagaagccaattaacctacaaccatgTACCCCtacggagtgtgagaggaaaccgaagcacccggataaaactcaggtggtgacagggagaatgttcaaactccgtacagacagcacccgtagtcaggatcaagcccaggtctctggcgctgtaaggcagcaactctaccgctgcgccactgtgccaccctggatAAAGATCCTGAAACTCTCTACCCAATAATACTgtgactgcagtggttcaaggtaGAAATTCGATGACAGGTGAGTATTCATTGATGGTATTACCAATAAGATCCAAATTCCATGCATGAATAGTAAAAGCTCATGCATCTTTTAAAATAGATtaataacaaacaaaaaaatctggTAAGCCAATTTATACCCAAGAATTTTGCAATTTGTATTATGAAGTTAGAGGCTGACATGAGAAACTGTGTTACTGCCATCAAACTGTTTACATTTGCTGCTCCACTTAAACCAAGAATGAGATAATCAACCAATCctacaaatgacttttaaatttcCTTGTGGATTTTAACAGTGTGTCATTGTGCTTAAGTTATTTCcaactaaaccaagctaactAAAAGTTAA
The genomic region above belongs to Rhinoraja longicauda isolate Sanriku21f chromosome 13, sRhiLon1.1, whole genome shotgun sequence and contains:
- the LOC144599268 gene encoding sphingosine-1-phosphate phosphatase 2-like is translated as MMASFIASLQDPRLVASFQRVCGLFLQVEGVGSTKNSSGNGAGADSEQGRRTRPSTNGYGRPTAAEGSLLLQGQGKPRYVVKNLFFYYLFRFAAALGREIFYITFLPSTYWNFDPYVTRRLVGVWAIVMYFGQASKDIIKWPRPLSPPVVKLETRVDAEYGMPSTHAMAATAISFTFLIATMYRYKYSFALGLMASVLMSTLVSLSRLYTGMHTVLDVICGILLTAVLMGLTFPFWNIFDDLQLTSPLTPVIAVVLPFLMSYNYPALDHYSPTRGDTTIILAVASGCTVGFWMNYQYGQTYEPTGPLPFEVPSITLQVALMAIIRFLIGISVLVGTRLIVKTISLKVVCAWFHVPDDMEARKRLEIEVPYKFATYSSIGFVATAIVPLLHQYLKLL